The Thermoanaerobaculia bacterium sequence CTCGGCCGCGGTCATCTCGTCGCAGCGGCGGTGCGTCATCCCGTGGAACGCGATCTCGTGGCCCGCCGACGCGATCCGCTTCACGAGCGCGGGGTAGCGCCGGGCGATCCAGCCGACGACGAAGAAGGTCGCTCGCCGGCCCGCGGCGGAGAACCGCTCGAGGAGCGCGGCGGCGTTGCGCTCGATCGTCGGCTCGAACGCGTCCCAGTTCCGCGGATCGGAGTAGTGCTCGTCGCCGCAGATGCAGAACCATTCCTCGAGATCGACCGTGAGGACGGCCGGCGCGGGATCGAAGCGGACGGGTTGCGCCGTCATTCCGTCTCGAAGACCTTGATGAACACGGCTCCCCACGAAATCTTCCACGTGTCGCGGAAAGGGCGGTAATGCGACGGCCCCCCGTAGATCGCGCGGATCGGGACGGTCGCGAAACGGCGGACGAAGGGCGCCGCCTTCAGCAGCATCTCCGTCTCGACGAGATACCCGTTGGCGCGCAGCCGGACCTTCGCCAGAAGCGCCGAAGCGACCGCGCGGAACCCCGACTGGCCGTCCTCGACCCGCAGCCCCGTCATCCTCGAGAGGATCATGTCGCCGATCCGGTTGGTCTCGTATCGGTAGGCGGGGATCGCGTCCGGCTCTCCCATCCGGGAGCCGATCACGAAGGGCTCGCCGCGTCCCGCGGCGTCGAGGAACTTCGGGATCTCCGCCGGGTCGTGCTGACCGTCGCCGTCGAGGAATACCACGTGCGACACGCGCGGGTTCGCGAGGAGGCTCTCGAGGCCCGTCCGGATCGCCGCGCCCTTCCCGCCGTTCTCGCGCCGCGTGAGGACGCGGGCTCCGGCGCGGGCCGCCTCGGCGCCCGTGGCGTCCCGCGACCCGTCGTCGACGACCACGACGTTCGCCACGTGCCGCTTCGCCGCGGCGACGACGGGACCGATCGTCGGGGCGCACTCGAAGGCGGGAATGAGCGCGGCGAAGGCCAGCGGCATCTCCGGCATGAACCCGCGATTCTAACGTTCGAGGGAACGGCCGCGCCGTAGAATCCGGATCGTGAAGCGCGCCGGGCTCGTCATGATGTTCCTGGCCGCGGCGGCTCTGCCCTCGCGGGGCGCCGGCCAGCGCGCCGCCGCGCCTTCGGCGCCCCCGCAGCCGGCGACGGCCGCCGCGAGCCCCGAGGAGAAAGTCGAGATCCCCCGGGATCAGAGCCGCCAGATCCGCTACATGCACGGCCGCTATGCGCTCTCGATCGCCGGGAGCCTGTGGGGACTCGCGGTGCTCTGGGGACTCCTGCGCTTCCGGTTCTCCGCGCGGATGCGCGATTGGGCGCGGCGGCGCACGGGTCGCGAGAACCTCGCCGTCTTCCTCTATTTCGGGCTCTTCGTCCTCGTCACGTCGCTTTTCGCCCTCCCGCTCGACGTTTATTCCGGCTGGTACCGCGAGAAGCGGTACGGTTTCGCGCACCAGAGCCTTCCGCAATGGTTCGGCGACTGGGGGAAGGGGCTCGGGCTCGGCGTCGTCCTCGGCGGCGTGTTCGCGGTTGCGCTCTACGCCGTCATTCGCCGCTTTCCGCGCCGGTGGTGGCTGATCGGCGCGGCCGTGGCGATGGCGTTCACGATCTTCGCGGTCGCCGTCGAGCCGGTGTTCATCGCGCCGCTCTTCAACAAGTTCACGCCGCTCGCGCCGGGGCCGCTGAAGACGAAGCTTCTGGACCTCGCGCACTCGCAGGGAATCGCCGCCGACGACGTGTACGAGGTCGACGCGAGCCGCCAGTCGGGGCACACGAACGCCTACGTCGCGGGGCTCCTCGGGACCGAGCGGATCGTCATCTACGACACGCTGCTCCAGACCCAGACGCCTCGCGAGATCGTGGCGGTCATGGGGCACGAGATGGGACACTACGTCCTCCATCACCTGTGGAAGGGGCTCGCGCTCGGGGCGGTCCTGATCCTCCTCGGCGCGGGACTCGTGAAGGGGCTCTACCCTCGACTCGCCGCGCGGCGGGGAGAACGCTGGGCGATCGGCCCCGTCTCGGATCCCGCCGGCCTGCCGCTCGTGCTCCTGATCGTCTCGGTCTTTTCGTTCCTCGCGGCGCCCGCCGCCAACGCCTTCTCGCGCTGGGAGGAGCACCAGGCGGACGCGTTTTCCCTGGACGTCGTGCGCGATCCCGACGCGCTCGCGGCGGGCTTTGCGAAGTTCAACACGCACGACCTGTCGGAGTACGATCCGCCGCGGATCATCGAGCTCTGGTTCTACACGCACCCGTCGCTCAAGCACCGGATCGAGTTCTGCGAGGAATGGAAACGGGAGCACGCGGCCGCCGCGAAGGGAGAGACGTCATGAGGAAGGGACCGTTCGCCTCGGTGGTGCTCCTGTTCGCGGCCGCCGCGTTCGGAGAAACGATGCCCGTCCCGGCGCCCACCGCGAAGCCCGCCGCCCCGACGAGCGCCGACGTCCTCGCCGCCTCGAAATCCTCCGACTGGCGGCCGATCCCGCCCGAGAACACGCTCTACCTCGATCTCGCCTCGGGGCGCGTCGTGATCGAGCTCGCGCCCGCGTTCGCTCCCGAGCATTTCGCGAACATCGTGAAGCTCGTCCGGGAGAAGTATTACGACGGGCTCGCGATCGTCCGCTCGCAGGACAACTACGTCGTCCAGTGGGGAGACCCGAACGGCGACGACAAGGCGAAGGCGAAGTCTCTCGGCGATGCGAAGGCGACGCTTCCCGGCGAGCTGACGCGCGCCAATGCCTCCGCGCTGCCGTTCACACGTCTCGAGGGCCCCGACGGCTACGCGCCGGAATCCGGGTTCTCGAACGGATTCCCGGCCGGGCGCGACCCGAAGAGCGGCGAAGCCTGGCTCGCGCACTGCTACGGGATGGTCGGCGTCGGCCGCGGCGACGACCCGAAGTCGGGAAACGGAAGCGAGCTCTACGTCGTGATCGGAAACGCGCCGCGGCATCTCGACCGGAACGTCACGGTCGTCGGACGCGTCGTCAAGGGAATCGAGCTCCTCTCGACGCTCCCGCGCGGTTCGGGGCCGCTCGGCTTCTACGACAAGCCAGCGCAGTTCGTCCCGATAGAGTCGGTCCGGCTCGCGGCCGACCTCCCGGCGAAAGAGAGAACGAACCTCGAAGCCCTCCGCACCGACACGCCGACCTTCGCCGCCTGGGTCGAGTCGCGCCGGAACCGGCGCGAGAGCTGGTTCGTCCGGCCGGCGGGGTACGTCTCGCTCTGCAACGTTCCGTTGCCGGTGCGGCCGGCGGCGAAGCCCGCTCCGTAGCCTCGTGCCGGCTTTCCGAAAACCTCATCGCCTGGTTTTCCGAATGCTTGCCGCCGGTCTGGGAATGATCGCGATCGGCGGGCCGATCGCGCCTGGGCGAGAAGCGGACATCCTCTGGGAGCGAACCGATGCCGGAAGGCGGGTGATCCGCTTCGCTCCTGCGGAGGTCGTTCGCGGCGCCTCCTTTTCGGACCTCGGGAAGCCGCCTTTCCGTTTCGATTTCGAGACCCGGCTCAGCGACGCTCTTCGGTTGCACCGGGCGGATCCTCCTCAGCCGGGAGACGATTACTGCGTCCAGCCGGTTCTCGGCGTCGTCATCGGAGCCGCCCCTGAAAAAGGCTTCGAAGGTCTCGCCGAAAAGCCGATCGTGCTGACAGTCACCGTCGAGCGGATCGTGCCGGGATTCGGCGAGGACGCTCGCCCCGCATCGCTGGTGTGGGCTCGTGTGAATCGAATCCTCACAGACCGAACTGGGAAGCGAGCGGAGAAAGAACAAGCGACCTTCCTCGAACGAATCGGCCGGGTCGAAATTCAGGGCATCACACTCTGCTCCGTCGTGCCCGGCTATCGCCTCCCGGTCCCCGGGGACCGGCTTCTCGTCGCCGGCGAGCCGGACCCCGAGAATCCGCGAAATATCCAGACTTCCGAAGACGGTATTTTCTGTGTCGACGGCGATTTCGTCGTGGAACCCGGACCTGGTCCGGAAACCGAACGCCGCCGGACCCTTTCGGAAATCCTTCGGGCTTTCGGAATCCGAAACCCGAAATCCGAAACAGGTCCGAAATCCGAATGACCGAAATACGAAAACGAAAAAACGGGGAAAGCCCGCAAAACGCCTCCCTTTCGGCCGTTCGGATTTCGAGATTCGAATTTGTTTCGTGTTTCGAGAATTCGTGCTTCGAGTTTTCGGGCGCGCCGCTCGGTTGACCCTCGCGGCGCGCCCGCATAGACTCCTCGTGAAATTTTTCACGCACTCGGAATTGCGTGAAAAGAAGTCGGAGAGCGCGTGGCTTCATCCTTCATTCCGATTTTGGTGCTCATGGTCTTCGCGGCGCTCCTCGCAGCCGCCCTGCTCGGGCTCAACGCCATCCTCGGCCGGCACGTCCGGACCCGCCGCAAGCTCTCGACGTACGAGTGCGGCATGCCGCTCCTCGACGAGTCGAGGAAGCGCATCTCGGTCAAGTACTCGGTCGTGGCGATGGTCTTCATCCTGTTCGACGTCGAAATCGCGTTCCTCTATCCCTGGACCGTCATCTTCCGGAGCCACGGCTGGGGAATGTTCCTCGAGATGATCGTCTTCCTCGCGACACTCGCAGTCGGCTACGCCTACATCTGGAAGAAGGGAGCCCTCGACTGGTGACGGCGCGATGAAGAAGCTCCGCTATTCGTCGCGGGAATGCGGCGCTCCCTTTTCCTTCACGCCGGAGGAGAGCCGCGCGATCGACTCGCTCCTCGGCAAATACCCGACGAAACAGGCCGCGCTCCTCCCGGTCCTCTGGATCGTCCAGGACCGGATGGGGTGGATCCCGCGGGAGGCCGTCGAGGCGGTCGCCGATCTCCTCGGGCTCTCGACGGCGTTCGTGGACGGGGTGCTCACCTTCTACACGATGTACAACCTCGAGCCGATCGGAAGGTACGACCTCCAGTTCTGCACGTCGATCTCCTGCCACTTGAACGGCGCCGACGACCTCCTCGCCCACTGCGAGAGGAAGCTCGGCATCCACGCCGGCGAGACGACCCCGGATCGGAAGTTCACGATCACGGAGGTCGAGTGCATCGCGGGATGCGACCGCGCCCCCTCGATGCAGGTCAACGACCGGTACCACGAGCCGATGACGCCCGAGAAGCTCGACGCGCTCCTGGCCGACCTCGCGAAGGAAGCCTGACGTGGCGTACGAGAAAGTCCTGCTCGCGCGGATCGGCAAGGAGAACTCGCGCGCGATCGACGGGTACGTCCGCGACGGCGGGTACCGGGCCTGGGAGAAGGTCCTGCGGGAGAAACCCGAACCGGCGTCGATCTCCGAGACGGTGAAGAAATCGGGGCTCCGGGGCCGCGGCGGCGCGGGATTCCCGACGGGCGTGAAATGGACGTTCATCCCGAAGGACACGAAAGGGAAGCCGATCTACCTCGTCCTGAACGCCGACGAATCGGAGCCGGGCACGTTCAAGGACCGGCTCCTGATCGAGCGCGACCCGCATCTCGTCCTCGAGGGGATGATGATCTCGGCGTACGCGATCGGCTGCCGGCGCGCCTATATCTACATCCGCGGCGAGTTCTGGGACGGAGCGCGGATCCTGACCGACGCGATCCGCGAGGCGTACGGGAAGGGATATCTGGGCGAGAACGTGAAGGGCTCGGGCGTCGAGCTCGACATCGTCGTCCACCGGGGAGCCGGCGCGTACATCTGCGGCGAAGAGACGGCGCTCCTGGAATCCCTGGAAGGAAAGCGCGGCCAGCCGCGCGTCAAGCCGCCCTTTCCCGCGGT is a genomic window containing:
- a CDS encoding polysaccharide deacetylase family protein — its product is MTAQPVRFDPAPAVLTVDLEEWFCICGDEHYSDPRNWDAFEPTIERNAAALLERFSAAGRRATFFVVGWIARRYPALVKRIASAGHEIAFHGMTHRRCDEMTAAE
- a CDS encoding glycosyltransferase family 2 protein is translated as MPEMPLAFAALIPAFECAPTIGPVVAAAKRHVANVVVVDDGSRDATGAEAARAGARVLTRRENGGKGAAIRTGLESLLANPRVSHVVFLDGDGQHDPAEIPKFLDAAGRGEPFVIGSRMGEPDAIPAYRYETNRIGDMILSRMTGLRVEDGQSGFRAVASALLAKVRLRANGYLVETEMLLKAAPFVRRFATVPIRAIYGGPSHYRPFRDTWKISWGAVFIKVFETE
- a CDS encoding M48 family metallopeptidase, which translates into the protein MKRAGLVMMFLAAAALPSRGAGQRAAAPSAPPQPATAAASPEEKVEIPRDQSRQIRYMHGRYALSIAGSLWGLAVLWGLLRFRFSARMRDWARRRTGRENLAVFLYFGLFVLVTSLFALPLDVYSGWYREKRYGFAHQSLPQWFGDWGKGLGLGVVLGGVFAVALYAVIRRFPRRWWLIGAAVAMAFTIFAVAVEPVFIAPLFNKFTPLAPGPLKTKLLDLAHSQGIAADDVYEVDASRQSGHTNAYVAGLLGTERIVIYDTLLQTQTPREIVAVMGHEMGHYVLHHLWKGLALGAVLILLGAGLVKGLYPRLAARRGERWAIGPVSDPAGLPLVLLIVSVFSFLAAPAANAFSRWEEHQADAFSLDVVRDPDALAAGFAKFNTHDLSEYDPPRIIELWFYTHPSLKHRIEFCEEWKREHAAAAKGETS
- a CDS encoding peptidylprolyl isomerase; the encoded protein is MPVPAPTAKPAAPTSADVLAASKSSDWRPIPPENTLYLDLASGRVVIELAPAFAPEHFANIVKLVREKYYDGLAIVRSQDNYVVQWGDPNGDDKAKAKSLGDAKATLPGELTRANASALPFTRLEGPDGYAPESGFSNGFPAGRDPKSGEAWLAHCYGMVGVGRGDDPKSGNGSELYVVIGNAPRHLDRNVTVVGRVVKGIELLSTLPRGSGPLGFYDKPAQFVPIESVRLAADLPAKERTNLEALRTDTPTFAAWVESRRNRRESWFVRPAGYVSLCNVPLPVRPAAKPAP
- a CDS encoding NADH-quinone oxidoreductase subunit A, with the protein product MASSFIPILVLMVFAALLAAALLGLNAILGRHVRTRRKLSTYECGMPLLDESRKRISVKYSVVAMVFILFDVEIAFLYPWTVIFRSHGWGMFLEMIVFLATLAVGYAYIWKKGALDW
- the nuoE gene encoding NADH-quinone oxidoreductase subunit NuoE; translated protein: MKKLRYSSRECGAPFSFTPEESRAIDSLLGKYPTKQAALLPVLWIVQDRMGWIPREAVEAVADLLGLSTAFVDGVLTFYTMYNLEPIGRYDLQFCTSISCHLNGADDLLAHCERKLGIHAGETTPDRKFTITEVECIAGCDRAPSMQVNDRYHEPMTPEKLDALLADLAKEA